The Elephas maximus indicus isolate mEleMax1 chromosome 17, mEleMax1 primary haplotype, whole genome shotgun sequence DNA segment AGgggctgtagttttcttttggatCATTTGATACCGTTAACAGGGAGATTAAACTCGTTCAGCCTCCACCATTGTCAGGAGCATTCCCAACTGAGAACGTCTCCTGGTAGCCTTGCAAGCAGGTGGATGGGGTCAGGTCACCCTTGGGAAACTGGGCCTCAGGAGACAAGGACGAGGTTTTCAGAGCTCACGAAAAACCacccaaaaccaacccactgccatcgagtcaattccgactcatagcaaccctatgggacagagtagaactgccccatagagtttccaaggagcgcctggcggatttgaactgccaacctcttggttagcagctgtagcacttaaccactacgccaccagtgtttcccatgaAAAACCAGCAGGAGTGAAATCCAAGCCTAGTTCCAAAGCCGGCGCCCCTCCCGCTACACCCACCACACTGCAGGTCTCTTCAGCTTCCAGACAGACAAGTGGTTGTTGGGGTACCCATATGCAAAGTGGGGGTGCGTGGTCAGGGGAGAGGATGGTGTGAAAAGGGCCTACCCCCTCTCCCCTCACCCTACACCTGCCCACTTTCCTGTCAGCACCGCCCCCCACCCCATGCACAGAACAACTCCCACTGATAAAACATTTCACTCTGGATTTCAAATTACACTAAGTCCTTTAGAAAATTACCTCATTTCATACAAATAACCCTGTGAGGTACAGCccattgttaattttttcatttttcagaggAGCACTGGGGAGAAACAGGGTTAAAAATGCTTTGTCACTTGCCCAGGCTTACAGAGCTAGATTCCTGCTCTGCCGGGACTTGACCACCATGCTTACCTCACCGCAACACACCCCTCACTGGGGCCCCTGCTCCTTGCCTGGCTCCTAGCACATTCCGGGTTCTCCTCCTGATCCCTCCACACCCTCCTGATCCCCCCACACCCACGCAGCACACCCCGCCACTGTGTCCCCTCTGTGTCTGGTCACACACATAGACCTCTTAAACCCAAACTGGCTTTAAtgagaataaaattttttttaaaatatatctctGGCAGGGCAATGGAGGGGAGGGGTTAGAACCAGGCACAGTTCAGCATTTCCCTAGAGTCTCCATACAGGCCCCTCAAACTGCACCTGTTCTCATCGTACACCCCTTTCTATAGATGTAGTCCAGCAGTTGTCCATTCCTTTGGGAGGTGGAGGGTTTAGGGGTGCTGGCCCTCCCCAGATCCCATCCCTCAGTTCCTGCcatctgttctacttcctaggaCTTGTTGGAATTGGTCATCCTTCCctcaacaaccctaatccctctGAGACCCTGGTCTCACACAGGAGCCCCCTGTGCCCTGCTTCCCTCTAGTTCTCACAGGTTTTGTTCATCCCCAGTGCCATCTCCCCATAGTCTTCCTATTAGCTCTGCCAGCCAGGCCTTACTCTCATATGGAGTCCTCTGACTGGACTCCAGTCCTACTGGTCTCTGCTCTGGAGAGCCCACAGTCCCAGCTCCccgaggccccattcttctggaCCTGACTATACAAGGCAGTGCCTGAGTTGTGGCCTTTGCTGCCACTGCCAGTTTCAGTACTAGGTTCAAGGAAGACCAGGCCTTGGGGCTTGGGAGCTAGGAGAGGCTTTGCGCTCCGAGGGGGGGGCACAGCATAGTCATCAGTGGCTGGGTTGTAGGGGAGCTCGTAGCCCTCCTCCTTCACCCGAGCCTGGCACCACCATGCATCCTTGGGCTCTTGAGGCAGGTCATAAAGGCCTCGGGAAGGGGCTGGGGCCAGGCCCTCAGGTTCGTCATAGATGGGGTCTTCTTTGGGGTCCTTCAGGTTGGCCTTCTGCAACTTCTGCTGTACATGCTCATACAAGTCCCAGTAGAGAGGTTTCTTCAACTGCGCCCCGTCTCCTGCCCGAGCACGGGTGCTGTCCAGGGGGTCTGAATATAGGGAGTCCTGGGAAGGGCCTGGAGGGATGCGCAGGGAGTCTAGCGGTTCAGCATACAGGGATGGGGGGCTGCACAGGAGCTCCTGAGGGCCACAAGGAGGAGCCAGCTTCCCTTCTGCCACTTCTTCATGGGAGTCAGTTCTCAGGACATCATGCCCCTGACCAGCCTTTGCCTGGGCCTTCTGCTGACGGATGGCTGTCTCAACTGCCTGAAAGATGTCATTTCCCTGTGCCGTCTGGAAGGTGAAGGTTCCGGGGCCAGACGGGCAACGGCGGCCGGCCTCAAAAGAGAACATAACCTGAAGGTGGTATAGAGGGAAGCATCAGAGGAGGTGAGTCACAGGGCTGAACTAGGTAGGGAATCTGAAGATACCATCTGGGGAGCGGGGGTCACAGGGTAGGCCAAGAAGGGGGGTCCCAGAGAGCAGAGCTTCCCACCTTCCTGTCCTGTCCCACCCCACCAACAACTGCCCAACCCAGCAAGCCCTCTCTGACAGCCGTCCCTGACGGTCCTCACCCCCCACCTTGTCACGGCCATAACGACGCAACAGAGTGTAGGGCCAGTAAAGGAGGGGCTCCAGTTTCTGactctgggtgcccatggccAGAAGAGTCAGCCTCTCAGCCTCTGTCCTCAGCATGTAGGAGCCATGCAGGCCACAGCGTTCAGCAGCCTCAGTCCTCTGCACGGTCACCCAGAACTGAGATCCTGAAAGGAACACTAGATTAGATGCTTAAAAGAGTTACTGGGGACTAGGGTGAAGGAATGAGGACCCGGAAGGAGTCAGAAGCAGAGTGTCCTGGCACTCACTTGGAAGCCAAATCTTCCCTTCCCTATGGGTCCATGAACCCTCTAATCACTCCCTTCCCAAGGGCACTCCTCCTCCCCACTCCATCCCTGCCCGGACTTCTTGGGGTTTCTACCTTCCCAAGTGGGGCTATAAAGCGAGTTCTCCAGCATCTCCAAGGCAGAAAGTTTGGGTGGGTTTTCGGCAGGCGCCTGAGCCCAGCTGCCTTTCTGTCGTAAAGAGAGAGGGAGTGTAGAGGACCCCATAATCTCCCAGCGTGGCTCCCAGGGTCTGAGCCAGCCGGATGCATCCCCGCTTCGCCCCAGCCCCTCGATCGCACTCCCCGACCTCCTCACCGGAAAGGCATTTCGGCACAGCGTCTGCACCCAGGCGGCACTGGACCGCGCGTCCGCGGCCAACAGGTGGGAGCGCTGCGCTGTGTCCAGGCGGAAGGCTGCGGCGCCGGGCTCAGGGGGGCTCTCCACGGCCACGGGGACCACGCTGACACACTCTGCCAGGCGGATCACCTTGCAATCCAGGCGGCGCGAGCCCCCGCGGCCACCCCCTGAGCCCGACCCCTTGTGGTCAAAGAACTCGAGCCGGGCCACGCCGTTGGGGCTGGCAGGGTAGAGCACAGCCCAGGTCTTCCTCCACCTCTAAGGAGAGAGACACGATGGGGAAGGTGCGGGGCGAGCGCGGGCTGCCCGGGCCCCTACCGCGGCGGCTGAACGGGCTCAGACTGATTTGGCGTCTCAGGCTGATTTGGCGTCTGGGGCTTCCCGACCCGGGGCAAAGTCTCCCAAGGACGACGCCGCTCCGTCTCCCCAAGAACAAGGAGGACGTACCCCGACGCTTCTCTGGAGTGTGCAGAGCGACTTCGCGGGACCATCACCGGGCTCTCCAGCTCCCGGCGCCGCGCTCCAACCCGCGCCCGCTCCCTCCTGCTTTCTGGGCCCTTCCGCCCACCCCCTGCTCTGAAGGGGATCGGCAGCCCCTGGACCCCACTACCTTGGTCCCGAAGCGCTGACTCTGTAAAAAGAGCGGCCCTTCCATCTCAGCCCCGTCCATGGCCCCCGGCGGTCCCTTCGGCGCTTCCTGGCACTGCGGGCGGGAGGCGGGACGGGGCGGGTCGCAGGCGGGGCCGGACTCGTCAGAGGCGTTCCCGCCCTTCCCTGCCCCCGCGGGCCGCgacaggggggagggagaggtgcAAGAAAGACCGGGGTCCCCAGATAAGCTGGGCGGCCGCACCACCTCCGGGCCCTTACCACGGCCGTGGGGCGCGCACAAGTGGCTCCGCAGAGAGAAAACTTCGGGTTTCGGCCAGACAGCCCCGGCGCCTGGGAAGGGGGCTGCGTGTGACGTCTTATGCCCTGCGTGACATCAGAGTGAAGGCCGTGACATCACCCCGAGAGCGCCTACGGGCACCCTGGGGCCCCAGAGGGGCCACGTGGGCCCTCATGGCCTCAGTTCCCCTCGCCCGGCCCGCCCCCAGCCCGGCCGGAGTCGCAGTGTTTACCCTCCGCGAGCCGGGGGCGTGGGGGAAGGGCTGGGGGCTGGAAGGCTTCCCGGAACCCCGAGCCCAGCGGCCTCCCGCCGCCACGGGGGCTGCCGCCCGGGCCTGTAGGCGGCCCCGCGGCCTCTTGCGTGTCCAGCTACCCGACCGCAGCTGTCCGGCCTCCAACCTGCGGGAAAAGAAAGCCTCATTGAGCGGGCCGGGAGGgcgtgggggggagggggcgcgGCTGCGGCCAGCTCCACCCGGGAGGGGAGGACCGagaagagaaaaggagggaaCTGGCTAGGGAGGAATCCAGGGAGAAGGCGGAATGTGGGAGGGCTCAAGGGGATGTAGGAGGGacgaatggggggggggggtccgGTCTCCCCTGTccgaacacttttttttttatcctaggaCTGATCTCCGGGACCAAGACTCTTCAACCAGCCCCTAGATCCCTGCTCAGCCAAAGGTAGGGGAGTCAGGCTAGCCTGCCAGAGGAGGAACAGGGTTATTAGGGATGGAGAGGACGGTGGAGGGACCAGGGAAAAAGGATGGAGTCGAGGGGAAGCCAACCAACTGAGGGTTTTATTATTGTCAAAAAGGAGTGAGACACTAGAAGAGTGGAGAAATGGGGAGGCAGGGGTCGTGTAGGGTGTCCCAGATGGGGCAGTCGGGAGGACCTTGAGGCTAGGGGCTTGTCTGCGAGGCCTCAGCCCGGTGCCCCCAAGCCAAAATATTCTCAGAACAAAGATGTCTTGTTGGGTTGTTTATCTGGGTTGGGGGAAGCATGTTTCAGTGGGCCCCTCACTGTGGAGGGGCTGTTGTGAGCCCCAGACCAAGAGAGGGCCTTGGCTTCCTATCAGATCAGAGCATTGCCTCCCGTTGCTCGGTGACAGCAAAGGCGGCTCCAAgaaccccaccccatccccctgCCCAGCTTGAGGCCCGGCCCTCCTGGGCCTCTTGACCCTGCCCTGCATCTGAGAGCCTGCGTGGTGGGAAAGGTGTACAGCGGGTACTCCTTGTGGTCTAGTGTCTGCCTTCCTTGCCTCTGGCATCTGGTACTCTGGGCTCCACTCCTGTTGGAGGAACCAGAGATCTGAGGGTCTTCTGGGTCCTCCTTGCCTGCCTCTCAGCGCAATCAGTGGAGCTGTCAGTCCCTCTGACTGGCTGAATGGAGTCATCAGGGTCCCTCCCACATCTGCTCCTTGACTCCTGTCCATCCCTCTCCCCCTCACCTGTTGCCTGCAGCTTTCTCTCTGGCACCTTAATTCTGTGTGCCTAGCATTCTCCCTGTCACCTTCTAACTGTCTTCACTGTGTCTGTCTCTCCTGCAGTCTCTTTCCATTGGTCTCCCTTTCACTCCCACACTCTCCCTTCCTCTCACATCCTGTCTGTCTGGGTCTTCCTCTCTGTGTGTTCTTGCGCAGTCTCCATCTCTTTATCTCTTTGTTTTGACCATTCTCTGACTCTTGGTCTCTAATTACTGTCTTTCAGTCTCTGGGTCTCTCGGGCTGGGGAGTAGGGGTAATGGAGATGATGATGGCAGAACTAGGGAAGGATGTTGTGGGACATAACAGCTGATGGTGAGGGTTTCAATATTTACAAAACGGTGGGGAGAGCATATACCTCTCCTCATCATccccctctttctcctcctctccccagTGTGGGCCTGGGTCTTTCATCCCTTACCTGTTTGACTTTGTGTCTCTGCCCTTGTTTAATATATTTCTGTCTTATTTAGTGTCCTtctctctcactgtctctctatctctctctggtATGTCTCGGTGTCTTTCTTTCGTGATATCTCACTTGGACTCTGGTCTTAACCTCAGCTTCTCTCTCACATTCCTCTCCCTGGGGCACCCAGGCCTTCCCTGCCATGCAACCTGTCAGTGTCTGGAAACAGAGTACGTGGGGGCTGCTGCTGTGCCTGCTGTGTGGCTCCTGTCTGGGGTCTCCATCCCCAGACGGAAACCAGGGGCTGCGGTTCCGGCTGGCTGGCTTCCCCAGGAAGCCCTACGAGGGTCGTGTGGAGATACAGCGTGCTGGCGAATGGGGCACCATCTGTGATGACGACTTCACACTGCAGGCTGCCCACGTCCTCTGCCGGGAGCTGGGCTTCACAGAGGCTACAGGCTGGACCCACAGTGCCAAATACGGTGCTGGAACAGGTGAGCAATGCCCCCCAGGAAGAGCCAGGTACCCTGACTGCCTAAATGACACCTAAGTGCAGGGAGAGGAGCACCAGAATGACACAACCACAGGGACACAGGACACCAAGAAGAGCTGGAGTCAAGAAAACCCATGAGTGACACCCAGCCAACACAGTCACTCACCAGAGCTGTGCGACCTTAGGCTGATCAGTTGCTTTGTCTGAGTCTCACATGCCCCATGTGTAAAAATGACTAGATGATCTATAAGTTCCTTTGTTTTGCAAAAGGGTGTGATTCTACAAAGCCATGCACAAGGGCAATTCAAGTACAGCTTGCTCCATGGGAGGCTGAGAGCAGGTAAATGATGTCTGAGTGTCCCAAAGCCAGAAGGGATCCCAGATACTGCTGCTGATAAAATCCAGTTACAGGCGACAGCTGAAACGCACAAACTGGAACTGAGTAAGGACAAGTAAAATGCCTAGGACAAGTCTAAGTGTGGTTGGTAGGGGATTAAGAGCAATTCTGACTGAGGCCTGGGAGTGCTTGCACTGTCTGAGACCACAGTAGGACTGATGGACAGAGTTGGTGCAACCTGACCCAATCCCCCAATCCCCACTGGCTAGACCACTTCTGAAATAAAGTGTCTACTCATAGATGTCAGATTTTTCAGAGACGCTAGAAAACGGAAACActgtcagagaagaactacccagATGTCAGAGATTCAAAAGCCAAGTTATAAGGAAGCATAGCTGGAGAAACCAGCCATCTTTAATCTGGAAAGAAAAAGCCTTAGATGGCAATTACATGATGGTCATCTTTAAATATAGTAGGGTCAGTCATGTGACTGAAGACTTTTTCTGGATGGCATCAAAGGACTGAATCAGACTGACAGAGGAAAGTCTTATAGAATCACAAGGACTTTCTGATGGTTACAGTGACCTGGTGGAGGTAGATGTCCCAGTAGAAGCTGGGTAAGCCCTGTTACGGAATGCATGAGGGGGTCCCTGCACATTGGCTGGGACACAAGGCCTGTGAGGCTCCACCCAATTCAGAGAAGAAGTTAATGATATTCAGTGTGGTTCAGGCAGGGAGAACACCAAGTGGCATCACGGCAACACAGGCAGGGCAGCCACATGAGAAAATGTGTGAGTGAGGTGAAAGGATCTTTGGTTTCCAGGTCTCACAGACTGGGCCCAAACTCCTAAGCCTCCTCACGGCTGTGTGGCTGTGTGGTCTTATGCAGGTTACTCAACTTCTCTGAAGCCCAGTTTGTTTATATAAAACAGTGATAATATCTTCCAGGCAGCACTGTTCCAAGATGACAACATAGGTACAGACCCTGGCAAAGTGCTTGGCACAATTGTAGCTATCATTGAATGTGTAAGAACTGATCAGAACGTCCGTATCGATTCCTGTTTATTTGCCCTACTAAATTCTTGGGGCTCCCTCCATCAATCCCCCCTTCTCCCTCCACAGACTCCTGTTCCTTCCCCACCCATTATCTTCCCAGAAAAGTGAACTCATCATGGCCAGATGTGAAGCCCCAATGCTCATCCCTCCCACCAGCCCCATCACACCCCATTCTACCTCTCCAAGCCTTTCTGTCCCTCCATCTCTGCCTCCACAGGCCGCATCTGGCTGGACAACCTGAGCTGCAGTGGGACTGAGAAGAGTGTGACTGAGTGTGCGTCCCGGGGCTGGGGGAACAGTGACTGTACCCACGACGAGGATGCCGGCGTTATCTGCAAAGACCAGTACCTCCCTGGCTTCTCAGACTCCAATGTCATTGAGGTCTGCcattcacagacacacacacaccccacccagGATGGCCAGACAGGGAGGGCTATGGGGTGGCTATATGTGGTTAGAGAAGATACTAGAAGATAAGAAATCCCATATGCCCCAGGGGATAATTTGGGTTAGTGGGAGGCTTGGAAGGGGGGCCTAATGATAGAAGTCTTGAGTGCTGTAAGGTCCAAGTTTAGCATTAGCTTTCAGGTTACTAAACTGTCATGAGCCTCTCCAGTTCAGTCCCTGGTCACCCTGGGGCATCCTGTGCTCTCAGTTCCTCAAATGTTCCTGCTACCCTACCCTGAAACATCTCCCTCAttactttctcctcttccttcaaGGCCTAATTTAAATGCTACCTCGTCTGTGAAGTGCCCCGGCCAGACAGAGCTGGGGGATCTGTGATGGGGACCAGTGAGCTTCCCACTCCTTCCTCAGCTCCCTCAGCACCCGCATCATGTCTCAGTGCACAGCatagcccttcattctcagggcTGCAGGAGAGTCAGGGCACTCCAGGCTATGGTTCCCCGAGAGCAGACAGCTCGGCTCTCTCCTTGTCTCAGCCTCAGAGTTCCCAGAGGGTGGCAGAACATATCAAAGGAGGGAGGGTGCTACTGGAGTTCCTCTGCTGTGGTCTCATCCCAGGTCGACCATCACCTGCAAGTCGAGGAGGTGCGGCTTCGATCAGCTGTGGGGCGGGGCCGGCGACCCCTGCCCGCGACTGAGGGCCTGGTCGAAGTCCGGCTTCCTGAGGGCTGGCTGCAAGTGTGTGACAAAGGCTGGAGCGCCCAGAACAGCCACGTGGTCTGCGGGATGCTGGGCTTCCCTAGCGAAAAGAGGGTCAACACGGCCTTCTACAGGTGAGGTGCTGCAGGCGCTGGATGGAGCAGACCGGAATTTGGGGGTCTGCTCTTTGAGGAATGATGTTAAGAGACCCTGGAGAAGGTCTGGGGCCTTGGGGGGACCCAGGGGtctggaataggaggaaaatatgGGAGCTGTTGCTAAGCTGAAGAGTTGGGAAATCTTGTGGACCTCAGAAGGGCTTCCAACGGGGATCTGAAATGGGGACCAGTGAGGTTCCCGCCCTTGCGGGTCGCCAGCCAGGGCGGGGCTAGTGGCTGCGGGTGATGCATTCGGTTGGCAGGCGGATTTCTCTCCTGGGCTCGTAAGGCCACACCCACCGGCTGGCGAGGGGTGGGGGCCGGGGGACTACGTGGGCGAGGCCTGGTGGTGGGAGggccattcccagagcggcgggAGGCTCCTGGAAAGTGCTGGGGCCCGCCCTCAGTCCAGGCCGCGCCCGGCGGGTCTGGGAGCCCCTGAGCCCTCAGCACTCCTCGGTGAGCCCTCAGCACTCCTCGGTGAGCCCTCAGCACTCCTCGGGGGATTTCTTGACACACACTCCACCTTCCA contains these protein-coding regions:
- the DOK1 gene encoding docking protein 1 isoform X2 yields the protein MLENSLYSPTWEGSQFWVTVQRTEAAERCGLHGSYMLRTEAERLTLLAMGTQSQKLEPLLYWPYTLLRRYGRDKVMFSFEAGRRCPSGPGTFTFQTAQGNDIFQAVETAIRQQKAQAKAGQGHDVLRTDSHEEVAEGKLAPPCGPQELLCSPPSLYAEPLDSLRIPPGPSQDSLYSDPLDSTRARAGDGAQLKKPLYWDLYEHVQQKLQKANLKDPKEDPIYDEPEGLAPAPSRGLYDLPQEPKDAWWCQARVKEEGYELPYNPATDDYAVPPPRSAKPLLAPKPQGLVFLEPSTETGSGSKGHNSGTALYSQVQKNGASGSWDCGLSRAETSRTGVQSEDSI
- the DOK1 gene encoding docking protein 1 isoform X1, with amino-acid sequence MDGAEMEGPLFLQSQRFGTKRWRKTWAVLYPASPNGVARLEFFDHKGSGSGGGRGGSRRLDCKVIRLAECVSVVPVAVESPPEPGAAAFRLDTAQRSHLLAADARSSAAWVQTLCRNAFPKGSWAQAPAENPPKLSALEMLENSLYSPTWEGSQFWVTVQRTEAAERCGLHGSYMLRTEAERLTLLAMGTQSQKLEPLLYWPYTLLRRYGRDKVMFSFEAGRRCPSGPGTFTFQTAQGNDIFQAVETAIRQQKAQAKAGQGHDVLRTDSHEEVAEGKLAPPCGPQELLCSPPSLYAEPLDSLRIPPGPSQDSLYSDPLDSTRARAGDGAQLKKPLYWDLYEHVQQKLQKANLKDPKEDPIYDEPEGLAPAPSRGLYDLPQEPKDAWWCQARVKEEGYELPYNPATDDYAVPPPRSAKPLLAPKPQGLVFLEPSTETGSGSKGHNSGTALYSQVQKNGASGSWDCGLSRAETSRTGVQSEDSI
- the DOK1 gene encoding docking protein 1 isoform X3, whose translation is MAVTRWGVMFSFEAGRRCPSGPGTFTFQTAQGNDIFQAVETAIRQQKAQAKAGQGHDVLRTDSHEEVAEGKLAPPCGPQELLCSPPSLYAEPLDSLRIPPGPSQDSLYSDPLDSTRARAGDGAQLKKPLYWDLYEHVQQKLQKANLKDPKEDPIYDEPEGLAPAPSRGLYDLPQEPKDAWWCQARVKEEGYELPYNPATDDYAVPPPRSAKPLLAPKPQGLVFLEPSTETGSGSKGHNSGTALYSQVQKNGASGSWDCGLSRAETSRTGVQSEDSI